Sequence from the Candidatus Hydrogenedentota bacterium genome:
AGCTTTCCAACAACGATACGTTGGATGTGCGAGGCTATCTCGGTATCGCGGCATTCGGACGCACAACACAATGGTCGCGCGTACCAAAAGAAGAAGAATCAAAGCCGGGAGAATCTGCGGATAAGCCTACGAAGTAGTCTCTTCGGCGATCCGTTCCCATTCGACATACATCTCGCTGAGGTCGCTCTTTAACCCGTCGTATTCGGATTTGAGCTGCTGCGCGGTCTGGTAGTCGGACGGATCGATTTCGGTGAACCGTTGTTCGAGCGCGGCAATCATCTCCTCGAGGGAGCTGATGTCGCGCTCGATTTCTTCCAACTGCTTCTGTTGCTTGCGGCGCGCCTTCTCCTCCACCTTGCGAGGCGGCTGAATCTTATTGCGCCGGATTCGCAGCACGTCTTCAGTCGATTTACTTGAGGCTTCGGCAGCGGCCTCGCCGACTTTCCATCGATAGTGCGTGTAATTGCCGAGATGAACCGACGCGGTTCCATGCTCGATGATGACGAGTTTATCCACCAGGCGGTCTATCAGTTGCCGGTCGTGCGAAACAATCAGCAGGCTTCCTGGAAACTCCGCCAACGCGGCTTCCAGAGCCTCGCGAGATGCGATGTCGAGATGGTTTGTGGGTTCGTCGAGAAGCAGCACGTTGGCCTGAGAAAGAACCAGCTTCGCCAGCGAAACACGGCTCAACTCTCCCCCGCTCAGCGCTGAGATCGGCTTGAATACATCCTCACCGGTGAACAGAAAACGTCCCAGGAAGGTTCGAATCTGCTCCGGTTTCCACTCAGGCCGCGCGGCGCTGACCTCGCGCATCACGTCCGCTCCCGGATTCACGTCGCTGTGGTGCTGCTCATAGAATCCGAGCGTTACTTTGTGCCCCAGCCGGACTGTGCCGGGCGCACCATCCAGCCGGCCCACAAGATGCCGCAGCAGCGTAGTCTTCCCCGCACCGTTGGGACCGATAATCCCCACGCGCTCCCCGCGCTCGACCGTGAATGACACGTCCTTGTAGAGAACCAGGTCTCCATACGCCATGGAAAGGCCCTTGGCTTCGAGGACTACGGCTCCACTCCGCACAACCTGTCCCAGCCCAAACTTTGCGGAAGCTTGCTCGCTGTCGGGCGCGTCGACTCGGTCCATTTTTTCGAGCCGCTTAATGCGGCTCTGTACTTGCGTCGCCTTGGTGTTCTTGTATCGAAACCGGTCAATCCACTTCTCTTCTTTCTCGATGAATTCCTGCTGTCGCTCAAAGGCTTTCTGCTGTTGTTCACGCATCAGCGCCTTTTGTCCGCAGAACGATTCGTAGTTGCCCGTGTAACAACGGACTTTGCCGCGCTCGAGATCGGCAATCGTGTTGGTGACCGCGTTCAGCATCCGCCGGTCGTGAGAAATGATGACGAATGCCCGTGGCCATTCTTTCAGGAAATCTTCCAGCCACTCGCGTGCTTCGAGGTCAAGGTGGTTCTCGGGTTCATCCAGCAGCAGGATGTCGGCGTCTTGCAGCAACACCAACGCGAGCATCAGGC
This genomic interval carries:
- a CDS encoding ABC-F family ATP-binding cassette domain-containing protein, translated to MSLIRLENVSKSYGGETVLDGVDLRVETGDKIGLIGRNGTGKSTIFRLMLGETDADMGSVERARKLRIAALAQLPQFEASDTLFDIVLRTFSELTDLEHKLTVLEERIASGDEGALRQYSATQEEFQRRGGYDFRTQVKRVLHGLGFTTHDYDLHIGALSGGQRTRLMLALVLLQDADILLLDEPENHLDLEAREWLEDFLKEWPRAFVIISHDRRMLNAVTNTIADLERGKVRCYTGNYESFCGQKALMREQQQKAFERQQEFIEKEEKWIDRFRYKNTKATQVQSRIKRLEKMDRVDAPDSEQASAKFGLGQVVRSGAVVLEAKGLSMAYGDLVLYKDVSFTVERGERVGIIGPNGAGKTTLLRHLVGRLDGAPGTVRLGHKVTLGFYEQHHSDVNPGADVMREVSAARPEWKPEQIRTFLGRFLFTGEDVFKPISALSGGELSRVSLAKLVLSQANVLLLDEPTNHLDIASREALEAALAEFPGSLLIVSHDRQLIDRLVDKLVIIEHGTASVHLGNYTHYRWKVGEAAAEASSKSTEDVLRIRRNKIQPPRKVEEKARRKQQKQLEEIERDISSLEEMIAALEQRFTEIDPSDYQTAQQLKSEYDGLKSDLSEMYVEWERIAEETTS